The stretch of DNA TGAGAACTGTTATTATATAGAAGAAACTGACGGATATGTTCCCCCGAAACCAGGGCTTCCAGCCATTCCTTCTGGCTTGCTCCGTCGATGTGGTTCTGGATCAGCTCCCACAGACAGCAGACCGGAAATGCCACAAGCATCAGCTTCAGAACATGCCGGATCTTTTTTCCAGTCCTTACAAATTCCGTATCATCGCCACGGAAGCAGAAATATCCGGATACCATAAAAAAAACAGGTACTGCGAATCTGGCAAGTACATTGGCTATGATTCCGGCATTTCCCGGAAAATGGACATGAAGAAGCACAACTGCATAAGCACTGATTGCCTTTACCATATCCAGAGTACAGTTTCGCATAAAAATTACTCCTTTTTATATCGAACGCTTATCCCGGAAATATAATTCCGGGGTTTCCTTTTTTCGAAACGATATACTAACAAACCAGCAGAATTTTGTCAATGTTGTTTTCTCCTGTACGGTTTACTCTTATGCGGTTTACTCTTGTACGGCTTCCGGATCTGAATTATAATTCTCTTATGACTTCATGACAGGATGTTTGTTATTTCCTCAGAAAGGATTCTATTTTTTTATGAAAAAAGACGGCTACTATTCTTCCGGCGAATTTGCACGCATGGCACATGTAACTCTGCGTACTGTCCGCTATTATGATAAACAGGATATCCTGAAACCCTCTCTCGTCACCGAATCCGGCGCACGTTTTTATACAGACGAGGATTTTGCAAGGCTTCAGCAGATCCTCCTTCTGAAATACCTGGGCTTTTCCCTGGATGACATCCGTGAAATGACCATCGGTGATTCCGATTATCATTTCATGCTGAATTCTCTGAATATCCAGCTTCGTCTGGTCCGTGACCGGATCGAACAAATGCAGCTGGTAGAAAAAGCGATCCAGGATACCGCACAGGTGATAAATGAACAGCACACCATTGACTGGAGCCAGATGCTGAACCTGATCCACCTGACCGGCATGGAAAAAAGCCTCAAGAATCAGTATCAGAATGCTACCAACATTTCCTCCAGGATCAACCTCCACAGCCTGTACTCCCAGAACAAACAGGGATGGTTTCCCTGGATCTTTGAGCAATGCCGGATCTCACCCGGTCTTCGTATTCTGGAGCTGGGCTGCGGTGACGGAACGTTATGGACTGACAATCTTTCCCTTCTTCCGGAGGATATCTCCATCACACTTTCCGATATTTCCAGCGGTATGCTCCGCGATGCCAGACGAGCCATCGGTTCCTCGGATACCCGGTTTGCGTTCCGGGCCTTTGACTGCAGAAAAATCCCTTGCAAGGACGAAAGCTTTGATCTGGTGATCGCCAATCACGTGCTTTTTTACTGCGATGATATTCCCTCCGTCCTGAAAGAAGTTCGCCGTGTCCTCGCTCCCTGCGGGAGATTTCTCTGCAGCGCTTACGGAAAGGCACATATGCAGGAGGTCAGCCAGCTGGTGCAGGATTTTGATGAACGGATCGTGCTTTCCGCAGACCGGCTTTATGAGCGGTTCGGACGTGAAAACGGCCAGAGTATCCTGACGCCTTTTTTCCCAAAGGCTCAGTGGCTTTCTTATGAAGACTGCCTTCTGGTCCAGGATGCGGAGCCGCTGATCTCCTACGTCCTCTCCTGCCACGGCAACCAGAATCAGTATATATTGGACCGTTACAAGGAATTCCGGGCCTACACCGCCAGAAAAACTGCCAAAGGATTCCGCATTACCAAGGATGCCGGCGTATTTCTTTGTGAAAAATAGCCAAAAATAAAAAATATGAAAAAAGCTCTTGAAGGTGACCTTGCGTCACCTTTTATAATACAGTTACAGTAACAAAGTTATGTGCAGGCACGACTTATGCTGCACATCATCACGCAAAGGAGAAAACATATGAAAGGAATTATTTTAGCCGGAGGCTCCGGAACACGTCTTTACCCGCTTACCATGGTGACCTCCAAACAGCTTCTGCCGATCTTTGACAAACCGATGATCTACTATCCTATGTCTGTTCTTATGAACGCAGGCATCCGTGATATCCTGATCATCTCCACCCCGCAG from Blautia sp. SC05B48 encodes:
- a CDS encoding MerR family transcriptional regulator; protein product: MKKDGYYSSGEFARMAHVTLRTVRYYDKQDILKPSLVTESGARFYTDEDFARLQQILLLKYLGFSLDDIREMTIGDSDYHFMLNSLNIQLRLVRDRIEQMQLVEKAIQDTAQVINEQHTIDWSQMLNLIHLTGMEKSLKNQYQNATNISSRINLHSLYSQNKQGWFPWIFEQCRISPGLRILELGCGDGTLWTDNLSLLPEDISITLSDISSGMLRDARRAIGSSDTRFAFRAFDCRKIPCKDESFDLVIANHVLFYCDDIPSVLKEVRRVLAPCGRFLCSAYGKAHMQEVSQLVQDFDERIVLSADRLYERFGRENGQSILTPFFPKAQWLSYEDCLLVQDAEPLISYVLSCHGNQNQYILDRYKEFRAYTARKTAKGFRITKDAGVFLCEK